In Ignavibacteriota bacterium, one genomic interval encodes:
- a CDS encoding class II aldolase/adducin family protein, producing the protein MNRIYNNKMTTLSGGNLSIRDYNGDIWISPAGVDKGNLTPGDIMCVKDNGEIIGKHKPSSELPFHVSIYKARPDIKAVVHAHPPALVSFSIVRNLPDTNIIPQAKRVCGNVGYAPYALPGSKKLGENIAETFGKGFDVVLLENHGVATGGKDILNAFHKLETLEFCARTIIQAKRIGDFSTLTEEQISFFDHRKYDLPEFEITEHSSLEREIRSQIIEIVHRACDRNLMISTEGVASIRYENNDFLITPTGLGRRSIDIEDIVMIKNGKKEKGKNPSRSVLLHQEIYNNNPNINSIITAQSPSVTAYAISKEYFETRTIPESYVVLRDIPKIEFGAQFNDPIKIARTLSERKHTILIQNDGLLTTGKNILEAFDRLEVAEFSANSLITSHDLGNCFKINDEQIKELNERFFLEH; encoded by the coding sequence ATGAATAGAATATACAACAATAAAATGACAACACTTTCCGGAGGTAATTTATCCATAAGAGATTATAACGGTGATATCTGGATTTCACCCGCGGGAGTTGATAAAGGAAATCTTACGCCCGGTGACATTATGTGCGTTAAAGATAACGGTGAAATAATTGGCAAACATAAACCATCGTCGGAATTGCCTTTTCACGTTTCAATATATAAGGCTCGACCTGATATAAAAGCGGTTGTTCACGCTCATCCGCCTGCGTTGGTTTCGTTCAGCATCGTAAGAAATTTACCTGATACAAATATTATTCCCCAAGCAAAACGCGTTTGCGGTAATGTCGGTTACGCGCCATATGCATTGCCCGGAAGCAAGAAATTGGGAGAAAATATTGCAGAAACCTTTGGAAAAGGTTTTGATGTTGTTTTGCTGGAAAACCATGGGGTGGCAACAGGTGGTAAAGATATTTTAAATGCGTTCCACAAATTAGAAACTTTGGAATTTTGTGCCAGAACAATAATCCAGGCAAAAAGAATTGGGGATTTTTCAACTTTAACCGAAGAACAAATTTCCTTTTTTGACCATAGGAAATATGATTTGCCCGAATTTGAAATAACGGAACATTCAAGTCTTGAGAGAGAAATAAGAAGTCAAATTATTGAAATTGTGCACAGAGCTTGTGATCGGAATTTAATGATCAGCACAGAAGGAGTTGCGTCTATCAGATATGAGAATAATGACTTTCTAATTACTCCAACTGGATTAGGAAGAAGAAGTATTGATATTGAAGATATAGTAATGATAAAAAACGGAAAAAAGGAAAAAGGTAAAAACCCAAGCCGTTCGGTTTTACTTCACCAGGAAATTTACAATAATAACCCAAATATAAACTCAATTATTACCGCACAATCTCCCAGTGTAACAGCTTATGCAATTTCTAAAGAATATTTCGAAACAAGAACAATTCCGGAAAGCTATGTCGTCCTCCGCGACATTCCCAAAATTGAATTCGGCGCGCAGTTTAACGACCCGATAAAAATAGCGCGAACATTATCTGAACGTAAACACACAATTTTAATTCAAAATGACGGTTTATTAACTACCGGCAAAAATATTCTTGAGGCATTTGACAGATTGGAAGTTGCGGAATTCAGCGCTAACTCTTTGATCACTTCTCACGATCTTGGAAATTGTTTTAAAATAAATGATGAGCAGATCAAAGAATTAAATGAAAGGTTTTTTCTTGAGCATTAA
- a CDS encoding sialate O-acetylesterase: MKIISKISKILNLTFFLSYIIFAQGKIKTPSFISDNMVLQQNFNAPIWGWAEKDSKITIIPSWDKKNYQTTADQNGDWSIKIKTPSAGGPYSIIINDDTLKNILIGEVWICSGQSNMQWSLEQSENSEAEIPKADFPNIRMFYAARDNARQPNKDVYGSWKECASEVAKTFSAVAYYFGKELFKELNVPIGLLHFSWGGSPAQAWTNPEALAKTKEGKYYLDLFNEKIKNTPPGELPRNYRDPGANYYGMIKPLIPFAIKGAIWYQGENNVFEHEMYRNLFETMITNWRDEWGQGDFPFYFVQLAPFNYSKPVVGAALRDAQRESLEIKNTGMAVTLDIGNPDDIHPKNKLDVGKRLALWALAKTYDKNNIVFSGPIYKSMKVKENKIILQFDYIGSGLLCKGEKLTNFTIAGEDKVFHKAEAVIEGNEIVVSSNNVKTPAAVRYAFENTDQPNLFNKENLPASTFRTDNWEIITEDKE; this comes from the coding sequence ATGAAAATAATTTCGAAAATTTCTAAAATTCTTAATTTAACTTTTTTCCTTTCCTACATAATTTTTGCTCAAGGAAAAATAAAAACCCCTTCATTTATTTCTGATAATATGGTTTTACAGCAAAACTTTAATGCTCCAATCTGGGGTTGGGCTGAAAAAGATTCAAAAATAACAATAATACCCAGCTGGGATAAAAAAAATTATCAAACCACTGCGGATCAAAACGGTGATTGGAGTATCAAAATTAAAACACCTTCTGCCGGTGGACCATATTCAATTATCATTAATGATGATACCTTAAAAAATATTTTAATAGGTGAAGTTTGGATTTGTTCAGGCCAATCCAACATGCAATGGTCGCTTGAACAATCGGAAAATTCAGAAGCTGAAATTCCCAAAGCTGATTTTCCAAATATCAGAATGTTTTATGCTGCCAGAGATAACGCGAGACAACCTAACAAAGATGTTTATGGCAGCTGGAAAGAATGTGCGTCTGAAGTAGCAAAAACTTTTAGCGCTGTTGCGTATTATTTTGGAAAGGAATTATTTAAGGAACTTAATGTTCCAATTGGACTTCTGCATTTCAGTTGGGGCGGTTCTCCTGCTCAGGCTTGGACAAATCCCGAAGCATTGGCTAAAACAAAAGAAGGAAAATATTATCTTGATCTATTTAATGAAAAAATAAAAAATACTCCGCCCGGAGAATTGCCAAGAAATTACAGAGATCCCGGCGCAAATTATTATGGAATGATAAAGCCATTAATTCCATTCGCTATAAAGGGTGCTATTTGGTATCAAGGAGAGAATAATGTATTTGAACACGAAATGTACAGGAACTTATTTGAAACAATGATTACCAATTGGAGAGATGAGTGGGGACAAGGTGATTTCCCATTTTATTTTGTTCAGCTCGCGCCGTTTAATTATTCCAAACCAGTTGTTGGTGCCGCTCTTCGCGACGCGCAGCGCGAATCTCTTGAAATTAAAAATACCGGAATGGCGGTTACTCTGGATATAGGAAATCCGGATGATATTCATCCAAAAAATAAATTGGATGTTGGTAAAAGATTGGCATTGTGGGCTTTGGCAAAAACTTATGATAAAAATAATATTGTATTTAGCGGTCCAATTTATAAATCAATGAAAGTTAAGGAGAATAAAATTATCTTACAGTTTGATTATATCGGCAGCGGACTTTTATGCAAAGGTGAAAAACTTACTAATTTTACCATTGCTGGAGAAGATAAAGTATTTCATAAAGCTGAAGCTGTTATTGAAGGAAATGAAATAGTGGTTTCTTCGAACAATGTAAAAACACCAGCTGCTGTTAGATATGCTTTTGAAAACACTGATCAACCAAATTTATTTAATAAAGAAAATTTACCAGCCTCAACATTTAGAACAGATAATTGGGAGATAATTACTGAAGATAAAGAATGA
- a CDS encoding copper homeostasis protein CutC, producing MIKTEICVNSDNFISQSVSSAYIGGADTIELCSQMHLSGLTPGKKEIIKARKAFEDRSGLMVMIRNRAGNFNYTKIEISEMCNQIKLAAECKANGVVFGPLSENNNVDIDSLKRCVDISKSLDLLVTFHRAFDATPNPLETLEILIEYGVDRILTSGTKWNENKSAVDGVDILNKIINSAENKIEVVIGGGIAQNNVVKILEKLLNKSNKISFHAYSSVLVNGAANLALVKAFVETVKNYK from the coding sequence ATGATTAAAACTGAAATATGTGTTAACAGCGATAATTTTATTTCACAGTCTGTCTCTTCCGCTTACATTGGAGGCGCTGATACAATTGAACTTTGCAGTCAAATGCATTTATCGGGATTAACACCCGGGAAGAAAGAAATAATAAAAGCTCGAAAAGCTTTTGAAGACAGATCAGGATTAATGGTAATGATAAGAAACAGAGCCGGAAATTTCAATTATACCAAAATTGAAATTTCGGAAATGTGCAATCAAATTAAATTAGCTGCCGAATGCAAAGCAAACGGAGTTGTGTTCGGACCATTGAGCGAAAATAATAATGTTGATATTGATTCACTAAAGCGCTGTGTTGATATTTCTAAAAGTCTCGACTTACTAGTTACATTCCATAGGGCTTTTGACGCGACTCCAAATCCGCTTGAGACGTTAGAAATTTTGATTGAATATGGAGTCGACAGAATTTTAACAAGCGGTACAAAGTGGAACGAGAATAAATCAGCTGTTGATGGTGTGGATATTCTTAACAAAATAATAAACTCTGCGGAAAATAAAATTGAAGTAGTTATTGGCGGCGGAATAGCTCAAAATAATGTTGTAAAAATTTTAGAAAAATTATTAAATAAATCTAATAAAATTTCTTTTCACGCATATTCAAGTGTGTTAGTAAACGGTGCCGCAAATTTGGCTTTGGTAAAAGCTTTTGTTGAAACCGTAAAAAATTATAAATAA
- a CDS encoding CotH kinase family protein, giving the protein MNKYLILRLIDYYLRKFIFPIIILFLLNQNLFPQLKKEYSVQKNYDFEYSNLPLFFINTNGQEIVDEYRIDADMGVIYNDSGKVNYLADSLNNYNGKITIELRGSSSIAYPKKQFRIETVDSTGENLNVKLCGLPKENDWILNGPYNDKTLLRNAISYGLSNKIGRYASRVVFVELFLNSEYQGVYLLLETVKRDKHRVNIAENLNDISGGYIVKIDKMDGENYDMWYSNYGTPYQYHYPKANEITAKQKSYIQNYFNDFEELMFTHPENYKNFIDDGSFVDHLILGEFTKNVDAFRLSSYLYKDRDSINGKLFAGPIWDYNLTFGDAWNEEDMFRADGWQVNYTIDHPYDGFRVPFWWNKLFENQEFKEKFTRRWYSLRENVLSYDSLFSTIDSLVDYTAEARVRNFNKWTGIINPNNYYDEILTLKGWIIRRINWIEENLPNITSTNEENPTVISEFNLYQNYPNPFNPTTTIEYSIPSNVKSETSKAKLITQVSVQLNIYDALGNVVKTLVNKNQRPGNYKINFDATALSSGVYFYQLKTDHFIQSKKMLLLK; this is encoded by the coding sequence ATGAATAAATATCTAATTCTCCGGTTAATTGATTATTACCTTCGAAAATTTATATTTCCGATAATCATTTTATTTTTACTTAATCAAAATTTATTTCCTCAACTTAAAAAAGAATATTCTGTTCAAAAAAATTATGATTTTGAATATTCTAATTTGCCGCTTTTTTTTATTAACACAAACGGGCAGGAAATTGTTGACGAATATAGAATTGACGCTGATATGGGAGTTATTTATAATGACTCCGGTAAAGTTAATTATTTAGCGGACAGCTTAAATAATTATAATGGTAAAATAACAATTGAACTGAGAGGAAGTTCTTCGATTGCATATCCAAAAAAACAATTTAGAATTGAAACTGTAGATTCAACGGGTGAAAATTTAAACGTAAAACTTTGCGGTTTACCAAAAGAAAATGATTGGATTCTAAATGGACCGTATAACGATAAAACGCTGTTAAGAAACGCGATTTCTTATGGTCTATCAAATAAAATTGGCAGATACGCAAGCAGAGTAGTTTTCGTTGAACTTTTCTTAAACAGCGAATATCAAGGAGTTTATTTGCTTTTGGAAACGGTTAAACGAGATAAACACCGTGTAAACATCGCAGAGAATTTAAATGATATTTCCGGCGGTTATATTGTAAAAATAGATAAGATGGATGGTGAAAACTATGACATGTGGTACTCAAATTACGGAACACCTTATCAATATCATTATCCCAAAGCAAATGAAATTACAGCCAAACAAAAGTCTTATATTCAAAACTATTTTAATGATTTTGAAGAATTAATGTTTACACACCCGGAAAATTATAAAAATTTCATTGATGATGGTTCTTTTGTCGATCATTTAATTTTAGGTGAATTTACAAAAAATGTTGACGCGTTTAGATTAAGTTCATATTTGTATAAGGACAGAGATTCGATCAATGGGAAATTATTTGCCGGACCAATTTGGGATTATAATTTAACATTCGGCGATGCATGGAATGAAGAAGATATGTTCAGAGCCGACGGCTGGCAAGTTAATTATACTATCGATCACCCATATGATGGATTTCGAGTTCCTTTTTGGTGGAATAAATTATTTGAAAATCAGGAATTCAAAGAAAAATTTACAAGAAGATGGTACAGCTTAAGAGAGAATGTATTATCGTACGATAGTTTGTTTTCGACGATAGACAGTCTTGTTGATTATACAGCGGAAGCTCGTGTTAGAAATTTTAATAAATGGACAGGAATAATAAATCCCAATAATTATTATGATGAAATTTTAACTTTAAAAGGATGGATAATAAGAAGAATAAATTGGATTGAAGAAAATCTCCCGAATATAACTTCAACAAATGAAGAGAATCCAACCGTAATTTCAGAATTTAACTTATACCAAAATTATCCAAATCCGTTTAATCCAACTACAACAATTGAATATTCTATTCCGTCAAATGTGAAAAGTGAAACGTCAAAAGCTAAACTGATTACCCAAGTGTCAGTTCAATTGAATATTTATGATGCATTAGGCAATGTTGTTAAAACACTTGTGAATAAGAATCAAAGACCCGGCAATTATAAAATTAATTTTGACGCAACTGCTTTATCAAGCGGGGTTTACTTTTATCAGTTAAAAACCGATCATTTTATTCAATCAAAAAAGATGCTTCTTTTAAAATAG
- a CDS encoding NADP-dependent isocitrate dehydrogenase, with protein sequence MATDKIIWTKIDEAPALASYFLLPIVKSFTKGTGIDVESKDISLAGRIIANFPENLSDEQKIPDYLSELGELAKTPNANIIKLPNISASIPQLQAAIKELQEKGYNIPNYPEEPKTDEEKELQKRFSKVLGSAVNPVLREGNSDRRASASVKKFAQKFPHKMMKPWPSSGSKSKVAFMKDKDFYGSEKSVTIENPTNVKIEFIDENGNSKILKEKISLLAGEVIDAAVMNVNALREFYAEQINEAKNNNVLLSLHLKATMMKVSDPIMFGHAVSVYFNSALSKHAETLKEIGANVNNGLADVLDKLNKLPSEKKLEIENDINEVYKLQPQLAMVDSRVGKTNLHVPNDVIVDASMPNVVRDGGKMWNKNDELQDCIAMIPDRSYATIYNEIIEDCKINGQFDPATMGAVSNVGLMAQKAEEYGSHDKTFQVADNGIINVTDFNGNILLQQKVEKGDIFRMCQTKDAAIKDWVKLAVNRAKATNSDTIFWLDENRGHDSEIIKKVNKYLADYNLNGLVIKILKPQDAMKYTLERTRKGLDTISVTGNVLRDYLTDLFPILELGTSARMLSIVPLLNGGGLFETGAGGSAPKHVQQLLKENHLRWDSLGEYCALVPSFELIAEKSGNKKATLLASTLDKAIGNYLENGKMPSRKVNELDNRGSSFYLSLYWAEALAQQNDDLELKSKFEKVYEELKENENKINDELTFVQGKAADIGGYYIPDNDKVNKVMRPSLIFNSIIDSL encoded by the coding sequence ATGGCGACAGATAAAATAATTTGGACAAAAATTGATGAAGCTCCTGCATTGGCTAGTTATTTTTTACTTCCGATAGTAAAATCTTTTACAAAAGGTACCGGCATTGATGTTGAATCAAAAGATATTTCATTGGCCGGAAGAATAATTGCAAATTTTCCGGAAAATTTGTCAGATGAGCAAAAGATACCGGATTATTTAAGTGAACTTGGTGAATTGGCAAAAACACCAAATGCCAATATTATCAAATTGCCGAACATAAGCGCTTCAATTCCCCAATTACAAGCGGCAATTAAAGAACTTCAGGAAAAAGGTTATAATATTCCAAATTATCCTGAAGAACCAAAAACAGATGAAGAAAAAGAACTGCAAAAAAGATTTTCCAAAGTTTTAGGCTCGGCGGTTAATCCTGTCTTGCGTGAAGGCAATTCTGATAGAAGAGCATCAGCTTCTGTTAAAAAATTTGCCCAGAAATTTCCGCATAAAATGATGAAGCCTTGGCCATCTTCAGGGTCAAAATCCAAAGTTGCATTTATGAAGGATAAGGATTTTTACGGAAGTGAAAAATCGGTTACAATTGAAAATCCAACTAACGTTAAAATTGAATTTATTGATGAAAATGGGAATTCCAAAATTCTTAAAGAGAAAATTTCACTTTTAGCGGGAGAAGTAATAGACGCCGCGGTAATGAACGTAAATGCGTTAAGAGAATTTTATGCAGAACAAATAAATGAAGCAAAAAATAATAATGTGCTTTTATCTCTTCATCTAAAAGCGACAATGATGAAAGTCTCCGATCCGATTATGTTTGGTCATGCCGTTTCGGTTTATTTTAATAGCGCTCTTTCTAAACACGCTGAAACACTTAAGGAAATTGGAGCTAATGTAAATAATGGATTGGCTGATGTATTAGATAAATTAAATAAACTTCCGTCTGAGAAAAAGTTAGAAATTGAAAATGATATAAATGAAGTTTATAAGTTACAACCTCAATTGGCAATGGTTGATTCAAGAGTTGGAAAAACCAATTTACACGTTCCTAATGATGTAATTGTCGATGCGTCAATGCCGAATGTTGTTAGAGATGGCGGGAAAATGTGGAATAAAAATGACGAACTTCAAGATTGCATCGCAATGATTCCGGATAGATCTTACGCAACAATATATAATGAAATTATTGAAGACTGCAAGATCAATGGTCAGTTTGATCCCGCAACTATGGGCGCGGTTTCTAATGTTGGTTTAATGGCGCAGAAAGCAGAAGAATATGGCTCTCACGATAAAACATTTCAAGTTGCTGATAACGGAATAATTAATGTAACTGATTTTAACGGAAATATTTTACTTCAGCAAAAAGTTGAGAAGGGCGACATTTTTAGAATGTGTCAAACAAAAGATGCTGCAATTAAGGATTGGGTTAAATTAGCCGTGAACAGAGCAAAAGCAACAAATTCAGATACAATTTTTTGGTTAGATGAAAATAGAGGTCATGATAGTGAAATAATAAAGAAAGTTAATAAATATCTTGCTGATTATAATCTGAATGGATTAGTAATAAAAATATTAAAACCGCAAGACGCAATGAAATATACTTTAGAAAGAACTCGAAAAGGTTTGGATACAATATCGGTAACGGGCAATGTGCTGAGAGATTATTTGACCGATCTATTCCCGATATTAGAATTGGGAACGAGCGCAAGAATGCTTTCCATCGTTCCTTTATTAAACGGCGGCGGATTGTTTGAAACAGGAGCAGGCGGTTCGGCTCCAAAGCACGTACAGCAATTATTAAAAGAAAATCATTTAAGATGGGATTCTTTGGGCGAATATTGCGCGTTGGTACCTTCGTTCGAACTGATAGCAGAAAAATCCGGAAATAAAAAAGCAACATTATTGGCTTCCACACTTGATAAGGCAATTGGCAATTACCTTGAAAATGGTAAGATGCCTTCTCGTAAGGTAAATGAATTGGATAATAGAGGCAGTTCATTTTATCTTTCGTTATACTGGGCTGAAGCATTGGCACAGCAAAATGATGATTTGGAATTGAAATCCAAATTTGAAAAAGTATATGAAGAATTAAAAGAAAATGAAAATAAAATAAATGATGAATTAACTTTTGTTCAAGGTAAAGCCGCGGATATTGGCGGTTACTATATACCGGATAATGATAAGGTTAATAAAGTTATGCGTCCAAGCTTAATTTTCAATTCTATAATTGATTCATTGTAA
- a CDS encoding alpha/beta hydrolase, with the protein MIKNIIPIFIFYLFYLPTIFAQNYKLLLWEDKIPNQNNIKVEEKVQITDKLRITEVDKPMVDVYLPEKNYSSRAAVVIFPGGGYKILAYDYEGTDVAKWLNSFGIAGIVVKYRLPHTPNNIDGRLSPFLDAQRAIRLTRYNSEKWGIDSNKIGIMGFSAGGHLAATLGTHFNENFFTSDSIDLLNCRPDFMILIYPVITFTEPYLHSGSKLNLIGENPKTELIDYYSNELHVTQFTPPTFLVHASDDSGVPVYNSLMFFNELKKNNVRCEIHIFEKGGHGFGLAIGKGRLEQWKDVCISWIKDIISK; encoded by the coding sequence ATGATTAAAAATATTATTCCCATTTTCATATTTTATTTATTCTACTTGCCAACTATTTTTGCACAAAATTATAAGTTGCTTTTATGGGAAGATAAAATTCCCAACCAAAATAATATTAAAGTAGAAGAAAAAGTTCAAATAACAGATAAACTCAGAATCACAGAAGTTGATAAACCAATGGTTGACGTGTATTTACCTGAAAAGAACTATTCCAGCCGTGCCGCAGTAGTAATATTCCCAGGCGGTGGTTATAAAATTTTAGCTTATGATTATGAAGGAACTGATGTCGCTAAATGGCTTAATTCATTTGGAATAGCCGGAATAGTTGTAAAATACAGACTTCCGCACACACCAAATAATATTGATGGAAGATTATCTCCTTTTTTGGATGCTCAAAGAGCAATACGTTTAACAAGATATAATTCGGAAAAATGGGGAATTGATTCTAATAAAATTGGTATCATGGGATTTTCAGCCGGTGGTCATCTGGCAGCTACGTTAGGAACCCACTTTAACGAAAATTTTTTTACATCTGATTCAATTGATTTGCTAAACTGCAGACCTGATTTTATGATTTTAATATACCCGGTTATAACATTTACAGAACCTTATTTGCATTCAGGCTCAAAATTAAATTTAATAGGCGAAAACCCAAAAACAGAACTTATCGATTATTATTCAAATGAACTCCATGTTACCCAATTTACGCCGCCTACATTTTTGGTGCACGCATCGGATGACAGCGGAGTTCCGGTTTACAATAGTTTAATGTTTTTTAATGAGCTTAAGAAAAATAATGTTAGATGCGAAATTCACATTTTTGAAAAAGGCGGACATGGTTTTGGATTAGCAATAGGAAAAGGAAGATTGGAACAATGGAAAGATGTTTGTATATCTTGGATCAAAGATATTATTTCAAAATAA
- the rhaM gene encoding L-rhamnose mutarotase, with the protein MRIAFKMNLFPGNEKEYKKRHNPIWSELENTLISHGVKSYTIFHDRQTNYLFGYAEINNLQKWHEIAETEICKKWWHFMAPLMEVNKDESPVTTNLEEVFHFEI; encoded by the coding sequence ATGAGAATTGCTTTCAAAATGAATTTATTTCCCGGAAACGAGAAAGAATATAAAAAAAGACATAATCCCATTTGGTCTGAATTGGAAAATACATTGATTTCTCATGGAGTCAAATCCTATACAATTTTTCATGATAGACAAACAAATTATTTATTCGGTTATGCTGAAATAAATAATTTACAAAAATGGCATGAAATTGCTGAAACGGAAATTTGTAAAAAATGGTGGCATTTTATGGCTCCTTTAATGGAGGTAAACAAGGATGAAAGTCCGGTTACAACTAATTTGGAAGAAGTATTTCATTTTGAAATATAG
- a CDS encoding arylsulfatase produces the protein MKRVTKIIILKIKLLGMSLPLLLLFSYRAEHVHKPENTKPNIVLFVADDLGWNDVGYHGSEIKTPNIDKLAKNGVELNQFYVYPTSSPSRASLLTGKYASRFGIGGPIALNSKQVLPLNVETIPLILKKSGYETAIMGKWHLGLSLENGPNHYGFDYTYGYLHGQIDQYTHLYKNGEITWNRNGKFINEEGHATDLITKEAIKYLKEIHKKENPFFLYIPYSVPHYPLQEEAKWIEPYQNLNDVESRKIFAASVAHMDFSLGEILRYLENEKLLENTLIIFISDNGAERDWYPNKEKGLNLYNGKHGPYPKLGDNSPLKGFKTELSEGGIKVPAIIYWKDHLMKNKLEQLIKVTDIFPTILSAAQIDGSNLKNLDGESVWKSVIDPAKITFERELYLRTDKHSMLRMGDWKIIQLNNSDNTKYELYNILQDPFEKENLIDKYPQKRDELIAKLKILNTQ, from the coding sequence ATGAAGAGAGTTACAAAAATTATTATTCTTAAAATAAAATTATTAGGAATGAGCCTCCCGCTTTTATTATTGTTCAGTTACAGAGCGGAACATGTTCATAAGCCCGAAAATACAAAACCGAACATTGTTTTATTTGTCGCAGATGATCTTGGTTGGAATGATGTAGGATATCATGGTTCGGAAATTAAAACTCCAAATATTGATAAACTCGCTAAGAATGGAGTTGAACTAAATCAATTTTATGTTTATCCAACAAGCTCACCGAGCAGAGCTTCGCTGCTTACGGGAAAGTATGCAAGCAGATTTGGAATTGGCGGACCAATTGCACTTAACAGTAAACAAGTATTACCATTAAACGTTGAAACAATTCCTTTAATCCTTAAAAAAAGCGGGTATGAAACAGCAATAATGGGAAAATGGCATTTAGGACTTTCGTTAGAAAACGGACCTAATCATTACGGCTTTGATTATACATACGGATATCTTCATGGACAAATAGATCAATACACGCATTTATATAAAAACGGTGAAATAACATGGAATAGAAATGGAAAATTTATAAATGAAGAAGGTCATGCAACAGATTTGATAACAAAAGAAGCCATTAAATACTTAAAAGAAATTCATAAAAAGGAAAATCCATTCTTTTTATATATTCCATACAGCGTTCCGCATTATCCGCTGCAAGAAGAAGCAAAATGGATTGAACCATATCAAAATTTAAATGATGTTGAATCGCGAAAAATATTTGCGGCTTCCGTAGCCCATATGGATTTTTCTTTGGGTGAAATATTGCGGTATTTGGAAAATGAAAAATTGCTGGAAAATACTTTAATAATTTTTATAAGTGATAACGGTGCTGAAAGAGACTGGTATCCAAATAAAGAAAAAGGATTAAATTTATATAATGGTAAACACGGACCATATCCAAAATTGGGAGACAACTCACCTTTAAAAGGATTTAAAACTGAGCTTTCCGAAGGCGGAATTAAAGTTCCGGCTATAATTTATTGGAAAGATCATTTAATGAAAAATAAGTTGGAACAATTGATTAAAGTGACTGATATTTTTCCAACAATTCTATCTGCTGCTCAAATTGACGGAAGTAATTTGAAAAACTTGGATGGAGAAAGTGTTTGGAAAAGCGTTATTGATCCTGCTAAAATTACTTTTGAAAGAGAGCTTTATTTAAGGACTGATAAACATTCAATGCTAAGAATGGGTGATTGGAAAATTATTCAGCTTAATAATTCAGATAATACAAAATATGAACTTTACAATATTCTTCAAGATCCGTTTGAAAAAGAAAATTTAATAGATAAATACCCGCAAAAAAGAGATGAACTTATTGCAAAATTGAAAATCCTAAATACGCAATAA